One Saprospiraceae bacterium genomic region harbors:
- a CDS encoding prohibitin family protein — protein sequence MALISIGIIMLLVGFLIKNPDLGMTKALRIIRATGVVMILVGFLMSSVVEIDAGKIGVKKLFGKVHPNILESGLHVVNPLMEIIRLDVKTQNYTMSGIHDENKQVGDDAIRVLTNDGLEVIIDLTVLFRMNKSEAPRIVQEIGTNYVDKIVRPIARTKIRDNAVYYQAIELFSTKRDEFQLKIFKSIESDFNSRGLVLEQLLVRNIVLPQSVSAAIEEKIRAEQDAQKMTYVLQKEKQEAERKRVEAQGIADYQKIINATLTDKQLQYEWIKTYQNLVSSGNSKVIVMDKNTPVIIDGKN from the coding sequence ATGGCGCTAATCTCTATTGGTATAATCATGTTGCTTGTCGGGTTTTTGATTAAAAACCCGGATCTTGGAATGACAAAAGCTTTGCGCATCATTCGGGCAACCGGGGTGGTGATGATTCTCGTTGGATTTCTGATGTCGAGTGTTGTTGAAATCGATGCGGGTAAAATCGGGGTGAAAAAGTTATTCGGGAAAGTGCATCCCAACATTCTGGAAAGTGGATTGCACGTGGTCAATCCTCTGATGGAAATCATTCGTCTGGATGTAAAAACCCAGAATTATACCATGAGTGGTATCCACGATGAAAACAAGCAGGTTGGCGACGATGCCATCCGGGTGCTTACCAATGACGGATTGGAAGTAATTATCGATCTAACGGTACTTTTCCGTATGAATAAATCAGAGGCGCCGCGCATTGTCCAGGAAATTGGCACCAACTATGTCGATAAAATTGTGAGACCTATAGCCCGCACCAAAATCCGCGACAACGCCGTTTATTACCAGGCGATTGAATTATTTTCGACGAAAAGAGACGAATTTCAGCTCAAAATATTTAAAAGTATAGAATCCGATTTTAATTCCCGCGGACTGGTACTCGAACAGTTGTTAGTGAGGAACATCGTACTGCCACAATCTGTTAGTGCAGCCATCGAAGAAAAAATCCGCGCCGAGCAGGATGCCCAAAAGATGACCTATGTTTTGCAAAAGGAAAAACAGGAAGCCGAGCGAAAAAGAGTAGAGGCTCAGGGTATCGCAGATTACCAGAAGATCATCAATGCCACCCTCACCGACAAGCAGCTCCAATACGAATGGATCAAGACCTATCAGAATCTGGTCAGCTCGGGCAATTCAAAAGTGATCGTAATGGATAAAAACACACCGGTGATTATTGATGGGAAGAATTGA
- a CDS encoding glycosyltransferase family 4 protein, with protein MRIGVNARFLLPGKLEGIGWYSFQILDRMVHQYPEHEYIFFYDRPMRPFLISHPSVKNVVLFPPARHPLLWYWWFEYSIPAAVKKYQLDCLFHADGYCSLRSNIPQLMVVHDLAYLHFPEQVPWLVRKYYQYFVPRQLSKANHLFAVSEATKLDMIQHFPDAESKTSIAYNGVRNYFKPLEEAEQLQVRNEYSDGCPYFLFVGAIHPRKNVSGLIRAFNLFKEKTNSDFKLVLVGRKAWDFQNFEQAFQHSPYQKEIIVLDYIAGDQLAKITASAFALVLPSFLEGFGVPVLEALYCNIPVMVSRTFSLPEVAGPGAYLFDPENIEEIADQLVFATRDEKRSERISLGSLHRQSFDWQKSMEAVHNQIVKTTSSR; from the coding sequence ATGCGCATCGGTGTCAATGCACGGTTTTTATTGCCTGGTAAACTCGAAGGGATTGGTTGGTATAGTTTCCAGATTCTGGACAGAATGGTGCATCAGTATCCCGAACACGAGTATATTTTTTTCTACGACAGGCCGATGAGGCCGTTTCTCATTTCACATCCATCTGTAAAAAATGTCGTTCTGTTTCCACCAGCAAGACATCCCTTATTGTGGTATTGGTGGTTCGAATATTCCATTCCCGCTGCTGTAAAAAAGTACCAATTGGATTGCTTGTTTCATGCAGATGGCTATTGTTCGCTGCGTTCAAATATTCCTCAGTTGATGGTTGTCCACGATCTTGCTTATTTGCATTTTCCCGAACAAGTGCCCTGGCTGGTAAGAAAATATTATCAGTATTTTGTTCCCAGGCAATTGTCTAAAGCAAATCATCTTTTTGCCGTTTCAGAAGCCACCAAACTTGATATGATTCAACATTTTCCCGATGCTGAATCCAAGACCAGTATTGCCTACAATGGCGTAAGAAATTATTTCAAACCATTAGAAGAAGCAGAACAATTACAGGTTCGCAACGAGTATAGCGATGGTTGTCCTTACTTTTTATTTGTAGGTGCTATTCACCCCAGAAAGAATGTGAGCGGATTGATTCGGGCATTCAATTTGTTTAAAGAAAAAACGAATTCAGATTTTAAGTTGGTCCTTGTGGGCAGGAAAGCCTGGGATTTCCAAAATTTCGAACAAGCATTCCAACATTCACCCTATCAAAAAGAAATCATTGTTTTGGATTATATCGCAGGGGACCAATTGGCAAAAATTACGGCATCAGCATTTGCGCTGGTATTGCCTTCTTTCCTCGAAGGATTTGGTGTCCCTGTGCTTGAAGCGCTTTATTGCAACATTCCGGTAATGGTGTCGCGGACATTTTCTCTTCCCGAGGTCGCCGGACCAGGAGCTTATTTGTTTGATCCCGAAAACATAGAAGAAATTGCAGATCAACTGGTTTTTGCCACAAGAGATGAAAAAAGATCTGAACGGATCTCCCTGGGCTCCTTGCACCGACAATCCTTTGATTGGCAAAAAAGCATGGAAGCGGTCCATAATCAAATCGTCAAGACCACATCAAGCCGCTGA
- a CDS encoding M48 family metalloprotease encodes MKFLLRSALLVFILTSSCKTLKEGWDNLNLFPVSQDVELGKKVYLEISSNQAEYPELPRKGNELVYNYVESIVQKILKAGKVEYANDFEWKVTLINDLNTLNAFATPGGYIYIYTGLISFLDSEDQLAGVIGHEIAHAAKRHSTKQLSKSLGVQILADAALGKQEMIKQVATALLSLSFSRAHETQADSMSVVYLCPTNYNAAGASGFFKKMENQPAPPSWLSTHPNPKNRIENIDSKNKQLACTGKETYAKEYAKIKELVVKIAPVKPTESKTLPKDSTSQKPPAKTQTPTPANTQDKRQKKLEKPGGGK; translated from the coding sequence ATGAAATTTTTATTGAGAAGCGCCTTGCTTGTTTTTATTTTGACGAGTTCGTGCAAAACCTTAAAAGAGGGTTGGGACAATCTCAATCTTTTTCCGGTATCACAGGACGTTGAATTGGGGAAAAAAGTTTATTTGGAAATTTCCTCAAACCAGGCTGAATATCCTGAACTGCCCAGAAAAGGAAATGAACTTGTTTATAATTATGTAGAATCCATTGTTCAAAAAATTCTCAAAGCAGGAAAAGTCGAATACGCAAATGATTTTGAATGGAAAGTCACTCTTATCAATGATCTCAACACGTTGAATGCGTTTGCCACACCCGGAGGTTATATTTATATTTATACCGGGCTTATTAGCTTTCTCGATTCAGAAGATCAGCTTGCAGGAGTTATCGGACATGAAATTGCACATGCTGCAAAACGACATAGCACCAAACAACTGAGTAAAAGTTTAGGAGTTCAAATACTTGCGGATGCAGCTTTGGGTAAACAGGAAATGATCAAACAAGTGGCCACTGCTTTATTGTCTTTGAGTTTTAGCCGCGCACACGAAACTCAGGCAGATAGCATGTCCGTGGTTTATTTATGTCCAACCAACTACAATGCAGCTGGGGCTTCGGGCTTTTTTAAGAAAATGGAAAATCAACCTGCACCTCCCTCCTGGTTAAGCACACACCCCAATCCCAAAAACAGAATCGAGAACATCGATTCGAAAAACAAACAATTGGCCTGTACAGGTAAAGAAACCTATGCTAAGGAATACGCAAAAATCAAAGAACTGGTAGTTAAAATTGCGCCTGTCAAACCAACTGAATCAAAAACATTACCCAAAGATTCCACTTCTCAAAAACCACCTGCCAAAACACAAACTCCAACACCTGCAAATACTCAGGACAAACGACAAAAGAAACTGGAAAAGCCTGGTGGAGGAAAGTAA
- the rodA gene encoding rod shape-determining protein RodA: MLRNRITGYYDWITIGLYLSLLIIGWLAIYSVSASQIAGMDFLNMENPVTKQSFYLLMALVVFGFMQVINEKFWHTFSYLIYAISLIFLFLVLIFGTEVKGAKAWFNISGFSFQPVELAKFGTALALSSFMVFYKTNLKQFYFQAIAFGIILLPVILILMQPDAGSALTFFSFFILLFIEGLNPLYFLSIILLILVFICSFLFPGSWVLAGLLILGLMVALWLSKPFKYKATLTIILISALIGIAYNFDILQLAWAALVPLAAVCVYLWKTKEEALSLVIPASIGILWAVSLFSVNVINKLEPHQQERIKVWLKPEECDPRGSLYNVLQSKVAIGAGGFSGKGFLEGNMTRLKFVPEQSTDFIFSSIGEEHGFIGTITVVILFAILIFRIFTIGEKSENKFLSSFAVCVAGLLLFHVIINIGMTVGLFPIIGIPLPFISKGGSALIGFSLMLGVLFKMQNKS, encoded by the coding sequence ATGCTTCGCAATCGGATTACCGGATATTATGATTGGATAACTATAGGATTATACCTGAGTTTGCTGATCATCGGGTGGTTGGCCATTTATTCTGTAAGCGCTTCACAAATAGCGGGTATGGATTTTCTGAACATGGAAAATCCGGTGACGAAGCAAAGTTTCTATTTGCTGATGGCCCTTGTTGTTTTTGGTTTCATGCAAGTGATCAACGAAAAATTCTGGCATACGTTCTCCTATCTCATATATGCCATTTCACTTATTTTTCTTTTTCTGGTTTTAATCTTTGGTACCGAAGTGAAAGGCGCAAAAGCCTGGTTTAACATTTCCGGATTTTCATTTCAACCGGTCGAGTTGGCAAAATTTGGAACAGCGCTTGCACTAAGTTCCTTTATGGTATTTTACAAAACCAATTTAAAGCAATTCTATTTTCAGGCCATCGCATTTGGAATTATTTTGTTACCTGTCATCCTGATTCTCATGCAACCGGATGCGGGATCAGCACTGACTTTTTTTTCTTTTTTTATTTTGTTGTTTATCGAAGGCCTGAACCCACTATACTTTTTAAGCATTATACTTTTAATTCTTGTATTTATTTGTTCATTCCTTTTTCCCGGGAGTTGGGTATTGGCCGGGCTCCTCATTCTGGGATTGATGGTTGCATTATGGCTTTCTAAACCTTTTAAATATAAAGCGACACTCACCATAATTCTCATTTCGGCCCTGATCGGCATTGCTTATAATTTCGATATTCTTCAACTCGCCTGGGCGGCTTTGGTTCCATTGGCTGCAGTCTGTGTGTATTTATGGAAAACAAAAGAAGAAGCACTTTCGCTTGTGATCCCTGCTAGTATTGGCATCTTGTGGGCAGTTTCCTTGTTTTCTGTGAATGTTATCAATAAACTGGAACCACACCAGCAAGAACGTATCAAAGTATGGCTGAAGCCTGAAGAATGCGATCCGCGAGGGTCGTTATACAACGTACTTCAATCAAAAGTGGCCATCGGCGCCGGAGGATTTTCTGGAAAAGGATTTTTGGAAGGAAATATGACCCGTCTAAAATTTGTTCCGGAGCAGTCTACCGATTTTATTTTCAGTTCTATAGGAGAGGAACACGGCTTTATTGGAACCATAACCGTTGTTATCTTATTTGCGATATTGATCTTCCGCATATTTACGATCGGTGAGAAATCCGAGAATAAGTTTCTTTCCAGTTTCGCCGTATGCGTTGCCGGATTACTGTTGTTTCACGTGATCATCAATATCGGTATGACGGTTGGATTATTTCCAATCATAGGCATTCCGTTGCCCTTTATCAGCAAAGGAGGCTCGGCCCTGATCGGATTTTCTTTAATGTTGGGCGTGTTGTTTAAAATGCAAAACAAGTCCTGA
- a CDS encoding LptF/LptG family permease, translating into MNIRNWFRIIDRYIIRKYVTTFLFIVLLFSLVSVVFDLSEKIEKFLSKDLSAWYIIKTYYFNFIPWIHSLLFPLYSLITVTFFTSRMASQTEIIPILSAGISFNRLLWPFLFSGALFTSIHLAGNHYFIPQSNKVLRTFDNTYIKPGNIKNRDRNVHLFVAPEVTAFLRHYQNSDSSGIDFQMEKFNGEKIEMIFKAKSIRWKAEPNIWTLKDYEIRTISDSSETLEIQTGKQIDSAIHLSPADFVFISNEKDMLTTHEIKEFIDRETKKGSGITKAYEIELYRRTADPFTTLILSFIGACIASRKVRGGLGLHLAAGVVLGVIFIFLSKMSLTFASNEVLPTVVALWIPNLIFLAVGFLLLRKAQK; encoded by the coding sequence TTGAACATACGAAATTGGTTCAGGATCATCGACAGATACATCATCAGGAAGTATGTGACTACTTTTTTATTTATCGTATTGTTGTTTTCCCTGGTATCCGTTGTATTTGACCTCAGCGAAAAAATAGAAAAATTTCTTTCTAAAGATTTGTCGGCCTGGTATATTATAAAAACTTATTATTTCAACTTCATACCCTGGATTCATTCCCTGCTTTTTCCACTGTACAGTCTGATCACCGTTACATTCTTTACTTCGAGAATGGCAAGTCAGACGGAGATCATTCCCATACTAAGCGCCGGGATCAGTTTCAACAGATTGTTGTGGCCCTTTTTATTTTCAGGAGCGCTGTTTACATCGATTCATCTGGCAGGAAATCATTATTTCATCCCACAATCGAATAAGGTTCTTCGCACATTTGACAACACCTATATCAAACCCGGAAATATTAAAAACCGCGACCGGAATGTACATCTGTTTGTTGCTCCGGAAGTGACCGCTTTTCTCAGACATTATCAAAATTCGGACAGCTCCGGAATAGATTTTCAAATGGAAAAATTCAATGGAGAAAAAATAGAAATGATTTTTAAAGCGAAGTCCATTAGATGGAAGGCGGAACCCAATATCTGGACGTTAAAAGATTACGAGATCCGGACGATTAGCGACAGCAGCGAGACCCTTGAAATTCAAACCGGAAAGCAGATTGACAGCGCCATTCATTTGTCGCCCGCTGATTTTGTCTTTATTTCAAACGAAAAAGACATGCTAACTACCCATGAAATTAAAGAATTTATTGACCGGGAAACGAAGAAAGGGTCAGGCATTACCAAAGCTTATGAAATAGAGTTATACCGACGAACAGCAGACCCGTTTACAACCCTGATCTTAAGTTTTATTGGAGCATGCATAGCAAGCAGGAAGGTACGTGGAGGCCTGGGGCTTCATTTGGCTGCCGGAGTTGTATTGGGCGTTATATTTATTTTTCTTTCGAAGATGTCGCTGACCTTTGCAAGCAATGAAGTGTTGCCTACGGTTGTGGCACTTTGGATACCCAATCTGATTTTCCTGGCTGTAGGATTTTTATTGCTCCGTAAGGCCCAGAAGTAA
- a CDS encoding RNA polymerase sigma factor — MSTVEFYNLLDKQTQTLQNFAFSLTRDEEDAKDLCQETAFRALSNKEKFQAGTNFKAWLITIMKNIFINNYRRKVKGGIVSDNSENQYYINSMSNAVQNRADSDIMMKELNGMVESLDDSLRIPFVRYYHGFKYQEIADELRLPLGTVKSRIFFARKALKNMIGHNYGIQGEIAVQDN; from the coding sequence ATGTCAACGGTAGAATTTTACAATCTTTTGGACAAGCAGACTCAGACTCTTCAAAATTTTGCTTTCAGCCTTACACGTGACGAAGAGGATGCTAAGGATTTATGTCAGGAAACGGCATTCAGAGCTTTATCTAATAAGGAGAAGTTTCAGGCCGGTACCAATTTCAAAGCCTGGCTGATCACCATCATGAAAAATATTTTCATCAACAATTACCGCAGGAAGGTAAAAGGTGGGATTGTCAGTGATAATAGTGAGAATCAATACTACATCAACTCCATGAGTAATGCGGTTCAAAACCGCGCTGATTCTGACATCATGATGAAAGAGCTCAATGGAATGGTGGAAAGCCTTGACGATAGTTTGAGAATTCCATTTGTAAGATATTACCACGGATTTAAGTACCAGGAAATTGCCGACGAACTAAGACTTCCACTTGGTACAGTGAAAAGCCGTATCTTTTTTGCACGGAAAGCACTGAAGAATATGATTGGCCACAATTACGGCATTCAAGGAGAAATTGCTGTTCAGGATAATTGA
- the murI gene encoding glutamate racemase yields the protein MDAGRPIGIFDSGIGGLTIASAIHKLLPEESIIYFGDTAHLPYGEKSHDAIRYFSLRICNFLLENKCKAIVVACNSASTAAYEVLLEFFREKAVFVNVVDPLIQAACRLNIKHVGLIATHATVQSGVYQKIFKATNPDIEVGALATPLLAPMIEEGFVNNNISHSVIENYLSDPALSHIDALLLACTHYPLIKNEIENYYQKKIAVMDSTEVTAKQLQEKLRVKNLLSSKKTLQDHFYVSDYSENFANATRLFYPENINLELKNIWV from the coding sequence GTGGATGCCGGTCGGCCCATAGGTATTTTTGATTCCGGAATCGGGGGACTGACCATTGCATCGGCTATTCATAAATTGCTTCCCGAGGAAAGCATCATTTATTTTGGGGATACTGCGCATTTGCCGTATGGCGAAAAGTCGCACGACGCCATTCGATATTTTTCACTGAGGATTTGCAATTTTTTACTCGAGAATAAATGCAAGGCGATTGTAGTTGCATGTAATTCAGCATCGACAGCCGCATACGAAGTATTGCTTGAATTTTTCAGAGAAAAGGCGGTATTTGTCAATGTAGTTGATCCTTTGATACAAGCCGCTTGTCGATTGAACATAAAACACGTAGGATTAATTGCCACACACGCCACTGTTCAATCGGGAGTCTATCAGAAAATATTTAAGGCAACGAATCCGGATATAGAGGTTGGAGCTTTGGCGACGCCATTACTGGCACCGATGATCGAAGAAGGATTTGTCAATAACAACATTAGCCACAGCGTCATTGAAAATTATTTATCGGATCCGGCTCTTTCTCATATAGATGCTTTGCTGCTGGCTTGCACCCATTATCCTTTGATCAAAAATGAGATCGAGAATTATTATCAAAAAAAGATCGCAGTTATGGATTCGACCGAAGTCACTGCGAAGCAGTTGCAAGAAAAACTTCGAGTAAAAAATTTACTCAGTAGTAAAAAAACGTTACAGGACCATTTTTATGTATCGGATTATTCAGAGAATTTTGCGAATGCGACCAGGTTGTTTTATCCGGAAAATATAAATCTGGAATTGAAGAATATTTGGGTCTGA
- a CDS encoding OmpH family outer membrane protein: protein MNKIFSILLFLIATLIGTTHAQKFGYLNSQLLMSELPEVKQADATLQALQTQLEKKGQLMVQELETKYKDLQKREQSGEISPKALDEEAKKLKEQEGELGKYEQEVQKQLLSRRQELLQPVIDKLNNAIKQVAAEGQFTYIFDSSAGMLLFAQENLDVTALVKTKLGI from the coding sequence ATGAACAAGATCTTTTCAATTCTTTTATTTCTGATTGCAACATTGATTGGAACAACGCATGCTCAAAAATTCGGTTATCTGAATTCGCAGTTGCTTATGTCTGAATTGCCCGAAGTCAAGCAGGCCGATGCCACGCTTCAGGCTTTGCAAACGCAATTGGAAAAAAAGGGGCAACTCATGGTTCAGGAATTGGAAACCAAATACAAAGACCTTCAGAAGAGAGAGCAATCCGGCGAAATCAGTCCGAAAGCATTGGACGAAGAAGCAAAAAAACTCAAGGAACAGGAAGGCGAATTGGGTAAATACGAGCAGGAAGTCCAAAAACAATTGTTGTCGAGAAGGCAGGAATTGTTGCAGCCGGTCATAGACAAATTAAACAATGCAATCAAGCAGGTGGCAGCAGAAGGGCAGTTTACCTATATTTTTGATTCCAGCGCGGGAATGCTTTTGTTTGCGCAGGAAAATCTGGATGTCACCGCCCTGGTTAAAACGAAGTTAGGTATTTAA
- the tgt gene encoding tRNA guanosine(34) transglycosylase Tgt codes for MGIQFRLEHTCGGSSARTGTLETAHGPIQTPVFMPVGTTGTVKAVHQKELKTNIRSGLILGNTYHLYLRPGLDVLSKAGGLHRFINWDGALLTDSGGYQVFSLSARRKLTQEGVWFYSHIDGSKHLFTPQSVVDIQRTLGSDIMMALDECPPYPCERKYAMKSMELTHVWLDQGFEHFEKTKPLYGFDQSLIPIAQGSVYDDLREKSLIYIRQFNCPIYAIGGLSVGEPEADLLRLVKLSGMILPVDKARYLMGVGTPKNLLDAIESGIDMFDCVLPTRNARHGILYTTQGIINIRNAKWKEDLSPIDETLGLETSANHSKSYLRHLFYAGEMLAAQLASLQNLRFYTWLMEEARKNIKANTFVKWKSEILQRIDKRL; via the coding sequence ATGGGCATTCAATTCAGACTTGAGCATACCTGTGGAGGATCTTCTGCACGGACCGGAACATTGGAAACCGCACATGGCCCTATACAAACGCCCGTATTCATGCCTGTTGGTACTACAGGAACCGTGAAAGCAGTCCATCAAAAAGAATTAAAAACTAACATTCGTTCGGGACTGATCCTGGGAAACACCTATCATTTGTATTTGCGACCGGGATTGGATGTCTTGTCGAAAGCCGGGGGTTTGCACCGGTTTATAAACTGGGATGGTGCACTTTTGACCGACAGTGGCGGATATCAGGTTTTTTCATTAAGCGCCAGACGCAAACTTACTCAAGAAGGAGTCTGGTTTTATTCGCATATAGATGGATCCAAACATTTGTTTACGCCACAAAGTGTCGTGGATATTCAGAGGACATTGGGTTCCGACATTATGATGGCTCTGGACGAATGTCCCCCTTATCCATGTGAACGGAAATATGCGATGAAATCCATGGAGTTGACCCATGTGTGGCTGGATCAGGGATTTGAACATTTTGAAAAGACAAAACCGCTCTATGGGTTTGACCAAAGTCTGATCCCAATTGCACAAGGTTCGGTGTACGATGATTTGCGGGAAAAGTCATTGATATACATCAGGCAGTTCAATTGTCCGATATATGCTATTGGCGGACTATCTGTTGGAGAACCCGAAGCGGATCTACTCCGCCTGGTAAAGCTGTCCGGGATGATTCTTCCCGTCGATAAAGCCCGGTATCTGATGGGTGTAGGTACCCCAAAAAATTTACTGGACGCTATAGAGTCAGGAATCGATATGTTTGATTGTGTTTTACCTACCCGGAATGCAAGACATGGAATTCTTTATACGACACAGGGAATTATCAACATCAGAAATGCCAAATGGAAAGAAGACCTTAGTCCAATTGATGAAACATTGGGACTCGAAACATCGGCAAATCACAGCAAATCATATTTAAGGCATTTGTTTTATGCGGGAGAAATGCTAGCCGCACAATTGGCCAGTCTTCAAAATTTAAGATTTTATACCTGGTTGATGGAAGAAGCCAGGAAAAACATCAAAGCAAATACCTTTGTGAAGTGGAAATCAGAAATTCTCCAACGCATAGATAAAAGACTCTAG
- the hutH gene encoding histidine ammonia-lyase, translating into MHKIAEIGPHEISFEQLKSLLTKEQKISLSPDQLSMIQERRSVLEALIQHGDKAYYGVNTGFGALCNVVIPGDQLDELQSNLIRSHACGFGEPATEKIVRICLLLKIICLSKGVSAVRQELVAFLIELYNRNLYPKVPTIGSLGASGDLAPLAHLFLPCIGEGSFLLNGKEIPASMVLQNEGLKAPMLKAKEGLALLNGTQFSLALLLDNLMRAEKLYHLANLISALSCEAFNCTTSFLHPEIHALRKQAGQINAAAEISSWLENSNLNSRPDKSVQDPYSFRCAPQVHGACLDNLNYIRQTAENEINAVTDNPLLLSSGEIVSGGNFHAEVLAFASDHLSLAMCELANISERRLYQLVCGFRGLPDFLTTDAGLNSGYMIVQYAAAAAVSLNKQLASPSSVDSIVSSKGQEDHVSMAANAGLKHQQIVKNTSMVLTMEWMTACRALHFRKDVKLNPKLETLVKNYLHQFPIILEDHVPADFYEGSWQYLCSAIDC; encoded by the coding sequence ATGCATAAGATTGCCGAAATAGGGCCCCACGAAATAAGCTTCGAACAACTAAAATCCCTGCTGACAAAGGAGCAGAAAATTTCACTTAGTCCCGATCAATTGTCGATGATTCAGGAGCGGCGTTCGGTCCTGGAAGCTTTAATTCAACATGGCGATAAAGCCTATTATGGGGTCAATACAGGTTTTGGGGCACTTTGCAATGTTGTTATTCCTGGCGACCAGCTGGACGAACTGCAGTCCAATCTGATCAGGTCTCATGCTTGCGGATTTGGAGAACCTGCCACCGAGAAAATCGTGCGAATCTGCCTGTTGCTTAAAATCATCTGCCTTTCCAAAGGGGTGTCAGCAGTCCGGCAGGAACTGGTCGCTTTTTTAATCGAACTTTACAATAGAAATCTTTATCCTAAAGTTCCAACAATCGGTTCACTGGGAGCTTCCGGCGACCTGGCTCCGCTTGCTCATTTGTTTCTTCCTTGTATAGGAGAGGGGAGTTTTCTCCTCAACGGAAAGGAAATCCCTGCTTCGATGGTATTACAAAACGAGGGCCTCAAAGCTCCCATGCTGAAAGCTAAAGAGGGTCTGGCTCTTTTAAATGGCACCCAATTTTCTCTGGCTTTATTGCTCGACAATCTGATGCGGGCAGAAAAATTATACCATCTGGCTAACTTGATTTCAGCCCTGTCTTGTGAAGCATTCAACTGCACGACAAGCTTTTTACATCCCGAAATACATGCGCTCCGCAAGCAAGCCGGACAAATCAATGCTGCTGCTGAAATTTCGTCCTGGCTTGAAAACAGCAACTTGAATTCCCGGCCAGACAAATCGGTACAGGACCCTTACAGCTTCCGCTGCGCTCCCCAGGTCCATGGCGCTTGCCTGGATAATCTCAATTACATCCGGCAAACTGCAGAAAACGAGATCAATGCGGTTACGGACAACCCACTTCTGCTGAGTTCGGGAGAAATCGTTTCAGGAGGAAATTTCCATGCCGAAGTCCTCGCCTTTGCATCCGACCATTTGTCGCTGGCTATGTGCGAATTGGCTAATATTTCCGAAAGAAGGCTTTATCAACTGGTTTGCGGTTTCCGCGGACTTCCCGATTTCCTAACCACTGATGCCGGACTCAACTCCGGTTACATGATCGTTCAATATGCCGCCGCCGCCGCAGTAAGTTTGAACAAACAACTGGCATCTCCTTCTTCTGTCGATTCGATTGTGTCTTCCAAAGGACAAGAGGACCATGTCAGCATGGCCGCCAATGCCGGACTTAAGCACCAACAAATTGTCAAAAACACCTCGATGGTATTGACCATGGAATGGATGACTGCATGCAGAGCACTGCACTTTAGAAAGGATGTAAAACTTAATCCCAAATTAGAAACACTGGTAAAAAATTATCTACATCAGTTTCCAATCATTTTAGAAGACCACGTTCCTGCAGATTTTTACGAGGGAAGCTGGCAATATTTATGTTCTGCTATTGATTGTTAG
- a CDS encoding OmpH family outer membrane protein encodes MNYLKILFLVFVGMTGLHAQKFALVDVNKVLDNLEEYKSAQDELDRIAAGWKQEIAVEYDKIKALYNKYQAEQVLLTEEQRKLKEEEITNREKEARKMQKDKFGEDGELFKRRQDLVRPIQDKVYTAIQDYALANSLDAIFDTSGTAGIMYYNKDLDKTEAILKKLKTK; translated from the coding sequence ATGAACTATTTAAAAATTCTATTCCTGGTTTTTGTCGGTATGACCGGCTTACATGCTCAAAAATTTGCACTGGTAGACGTCAATAAAGTTTTGGACAATCTAGAAGAATACAAGAGTGCTCAAGACGAGTTGGACCGTATTGCAGCCGGGTGGAAACAGGAAATTGCGGTGGAGTACGATAAAATCAAAGCGCTGTATAACAAATACCAGGCTGAGCAGGTATTGTTGACTGAAGAGCAGCGCAAGCTCAAAGAAGAAGAGATCACCAATCGCGAAAAGGAAGCCCGAAAAATGCAGAAAGATAAATTCGGTGAAGATGGCGAGTTGTTTAAAAGGAGGCAGGATCTGGTGAGGCCAATACAAGATAAAGTGTATACCGCTATTCAGGACTATGCCCTGGCGAACAGTTTGGATGCTATTTTCGATACGAGCGGAACGGCAGGAATTATGTATTACAACAAAGACCTCGATAAAACAGAAGCGATTCTCAAGAAACTAAAAACCAAATAA